Proteins encoded by one window of Xenopus tropicalis strain Nigerian chromosome 6, UCB_Xtro_10.0, whole genome shotgun sequence:
- the elmo1 gene encoding engulfment and cell motility protein 1 isoform X2 encodes MQVVKEQIMRALTNKPSSLDQFKCRLQNLSYTEILKIRQSERMNQEDFQSRPILELKDKIQPEIIELIKQQRLNRLVEGTCFRKLNSRRRQDKFWYCRLSPNHKVLHYGDLEESPQGEVPHDSLQDKLPVADIKAIVTGKDCPHMKEKGALKQNKEVLELAFSIMYDSNCQLNFIAPDKHEYCIWTDGLNALLGKDMISDLTRNDMDTLLSMELKLRLLDLENIQIPDAPPPIPKEPSNYDFVYDCN; translated from the exons ATGCAAGTTGTAAAGGAGCAAATCATGAGGGCTCTCACTAACAAGCCCAGTTCTCTGGACCAGTTCAAATGTAGACTTCAAAACCTTAGCTACACTGAAATACTGAAAATACGTCAGTCAGAAAGAATGAACCAGGAAGATTTCCAGTCTCGCCCTATTTT AGAGCTCAAAGATAAAATTCAACCAGAAATCATTGAACTCATAAAACAGCAACGGCTAAACCGTCTTGTTGAAGGGACATGCTTTAGAAAGCTCAATAGCCGCAGAAGACAAG ATAAGTTTTGGTACTGCAGATTGTCACCTAATCACAAGGTTTTGCACTATGGAGATTTGGAGGAGAGCCCGCAGGGAGAAGTGCCACATGACTCTCTGCAAGACAAAT TGCCCGTTGCAGATATTAAAGCAATAGTGACTGGAAAAGACTGTCCTCATATGAAAGAGAAAGGAGCACTTAAACAGAACAAG GAGGTTCTCGAGTTGGCGTTCTCTATAATGTATGATTCCAACTGCCAGCTAAATTTCATCGCTCCAGACAAGCATGAG TATTGTATCTGGACTGATGGGTTGAATGCTTTACTTGGGAAGGACATGATCAGTGATCTTACACGAAATGACATGGACACCTTGCTAAGCATGGAACTCAAGCTCCGTCTTTTAGACCTGGAAAATATACAAATCCCTGATGCCCCACCCCCAATTCCAAAGGAACCCAGTAATTATGATTTTGTTTACGACTGTAATTGA